A region from the Proteiniborus ethanoligenes genome encodes:
- a CDS encoding GH39 family glycosyl hydrolase produces MTFGYEIVNSQDGFPVKAFIHSVDGFKMHWHDAIEILLILKGSVSINVGNERFLLRENDLILINSNEIHNTNKTDEDNIILALQINPAHYTAYHPQINRMLFDCKSFIYREDEQERFDVIRWYLAQIVWEFNKQTSGYQFTIGSKVNLLISHLMNHFTYTAVKNENVAFIRKDIERIQRIISYINENLESKITLKEIAEIEHLSLYYLSHFIKKHMGMSFQEYLNHIRLDKSVKLLTSTDKTITEISYESGFPSTKSFNKLFKDIYNLTPTEFRKKRENPNYISKAEDHDIGKVRSKTYLDVDRSAAFKSLFQYLDLMDKKAQKHNMAPTSTETISAKANEEGEYLEPYWKKLTSFGRAAEGLRQGWQNQLKELQDELGFEYIRFHGIFSDEMMVYNIGNDGNVVYNWSYVDELFDFFKKINIKPFVELGFMPSEIKSSDETIFWWNANISQPKDIKLWTDLVKEFIKHCINRYGLKEVETWYFEVWNEPELEYVFWIGGKESYFNFYKETVLAIKSISPKFRVGGPSITHQVVKEGTWLEDFLDYCNSNNAPLDFISLHIYPEDFSSKEEVEEIMIEAIQKEEPLDLMSIWGSVKRIYYDKNHTHDTLSSANSKINKYLIKKPELHITEWNASTYCRNLINDTCFSATFIISNILENIGNVDFIGHWTFTDIMEEFKAGISHFHGGFGLINKEGLKKPSYFAYYLLSKLGNRIIGQGQEYVITKRDEDIQVLAYNYAYLDELFSSGDTSALTNTQRYLVFEDKPTKEVKLCISGLSGYYKITRYQLNREHGSVVDAWIDMGAPENMTEEELKYLKGKAMPKMTVEYSEIEGDYKDKLFVPVHGVELVLLEKKIK; encoded by the coding sequence ATGACTTTTGGATATGAAATAGTGAATAGTCAAGACGGATTTCCCGTAAAAGCATTTATCCATAGCGTTGATGGCTTTAAAATGCATTGGCATGATGCAATAGAGATACTTTTGATTCTAAAAGGCTCAGTAAGTATAAATGTAGGAAATGAAAGATTTTTGCTTAGAGAAAATGATTTAATATTGATAAATAGTAATGAAATTCACAATACAAATAAAACAGATGAAGATAATATAATACTAGCATTACAAATAAATCCAGCACATTATACTGCTTATCATCCTCAGATTAATAGGATGTTATTTGACTGTAAATCCTTCATTTATAGAGAAGATGAGCAAGAAAGATTTGATGTAATCAGGTGGTATCTAGCTCAAATAGTATGGGAATTTAATAAACAAACTAGTGGTTATCAGTTTACAATAGGAAGTAAAGTAAATTTACTTATCTCACATTTGATGAATCATTTTACATATACAGCTGTGAAAAATGAAAATGTTGCATTCATAAGAAAAGACATTGAAAGAATTCAAAGGATAATAAGTTATATAAACGAAAACCTAGAAAGTAAGATAACTCTTAAAGAAATAGCCGAAATAGAACATCTTAGCCTCTACTATCTATCGCATTTCATAAAAAAACATATGGGAATGTCATTTCAAGAGTATCTAAATCATATAAGATTAGACAAGAGTGTTAAGCTTTTGACAAGCACTGATAAAACAATAACAGAAATATCATATGAAAGTGGATTTCCTAGTACAAAATCTTTTAATAAGCTTTTCAAGGATATATATAATCTCACCCCTACAGAATTCAGAAAAAAGCGTGAAAACCCAAACTACATTTCAAAAGCTGAGGACCATGATATAGGAAAGGTAAGGAGCAAAACTTATTTAGATGTAGATAGAAGTGCTGCATTTAAAAGCCTATTTCAATATTTAGATTTAATGGATAAAAAAGCACAAAAGCATAATATGGCACCTACAAGTACTGAAACCATATCTGCAAAGGCAAATGAGGAAGGAGAATATTTAGAGCCATATTGGAAAAAGCTAACTAGCTTTGGCAGGGCAGCAGAGGGACTAAGACAAGGCTGGCAGAATCAGCTTAAAGAGCTGCAGGACGAACTTGGATTTGAATATATAAGGTTTCATGGCATATTTTCAGATGAAATGATGGTATATAATATTGGCAACGATGGTAATGTAGTGTACAACTGGTCTTATGTTGACGAGCTCTTTGATTTTTTTAAAAAAATAAATATTAAACCCTTTGTTGAATTAGGTTTTATGCCTTCAGAGATAAAAAGCTCAGACGAAACTATCTTTTGGTGGAATGCAAATATATCCCAGCCAAAGGATATTAAATTGTGGACAGATTTAGTAAAAGAATTCATAAAGCATTGCATTAATAGATACGGTCTAAAAGAAGTAGAAACCTGGTATTTTGAAGTATGGAATGAGCCAGAACTGGAATATGTATTTTGGATTGGTGGCAAGGAAAGCTATTTTAATTTTTACAAAGAAACTGTTTTAGCCATAAAGTCCATTTCTCCTAAATTCAGAGTAGGAGGTCCTTCCATTACTCATCAGGTTGTAAAGGAAGGAACCTGGCTTGAGGATTTTTTAGATTATTGTAATAGCAATAATGCTCCCTTAGACTTTATATCCCTGCACATTTATCCAGAGGATTTTTCGTCAAAGGAAGAGGTTGAGGAGATAATGATTGAAGCCATACAAAAGGAAGAACCTTTAGATTTAATGTCCATATGGGGTTCTGTTAAAAGGATTTATTATGATAAAAATCACACTCATGACACTTTAAGTTCAGCTAACAGCAAAATAAACAAATATTTAATAAAAAAACCAGAACTTCACATAACAGAGTGGAATGCTTCAACATATTGTCGAAATCTAATTAATGATACATGCTTTTCTGCCACATTTATTATAAGCAATATTTTGGAGAACATAGGAAATGTTGATTTTATAGGACATTGGACATTTACAGATATAATGGAGGAGTTTAAGGCAGGCATATCCCATTTCCATGGAGGCTTTGGGCTGATAAACAAAGAAGGATTAAAAAAACCATCTTATTTTGCTTACTATCTATTGTCTAAGCTCGGAAATAGAATAATAGGACAAGGCCAGGAATACGTAATAACGAAAAGAGATGAAGATATTCAAGTTTTAGCTTATAACTATGCATATTTAGATGAATTGTTTTCAAGCGGAGATACCTCTGCACTTACTAACACGCAAAGATATTTAGTTTTTGAAGACAAGCCTACAAAGGAAGTAAAGCTATGTATATCTGGACTTTCAGGCTATTATAAAATAACAAGATACCAGTTGAATAGAGAGCATGGGTCAGTAGTAGATGCATGGATAGACATGGGAGCGCCAGAAAACATGACAGAAGAGGAACTAAAATACCTTAAAGGAAAAGCAATGCCTAAAATGACTGTGGAGTATTCAGAAATAGAGGGAGACTATAAAGATAAACTATTTGTTCCAGTACATGGTGTAGAGCTAGTATTATTAGAGAAAAAAATTAAATAG
- a CDS encoding diguanylate cyclase — MEAIKIPIEQLTMKRNKQLSALTKDHLQGNAGEQDKLSYKGRILILDDDVMMLNILERLLTERGHEVILSSNPFEVISIIKENKIDLAILDLILPKSNGYEITALIRKTEPELPIIMLSGSAITESKIKALKIGADDYITKPFEENELIARVERTLTRYISLKALSVEDGLTGAYTKTYLWRKLKEIKNAYTRNGKIFSVAFVDIDCFKEINDTYGHLAGDEALKCFVSTLKSSLRATDYVFRFGGDEFIVLFPETTKENAHKVLERFRDNESYIQCIKSKTGVLIGCSFSAGITEIKGVSDTVEKIIERADEALYQAKAQGKNRVIIYDSCD, encoded by the coding sequence GTGGAAGCTATAAAAATACCAATAGAACAATTAACTATGAAAAGGAATAAGCAACTTAGTGCTTTAACAAAAGACCATCTGCAAGGCAATGCTGGGGAACAGGACAAATTAAGCTACAAGGGTAGAATATTGATTTTAGATGATGACGTAATGATGCTGAATATACTTGAAAGGCTCCTTACGGAAAGAGGACATGAAGTTATTCTTTCTTCTAATCCTTTTGAAGTAATCAGTATAATAAAAGAAAATAAGATAGATCTTGCCATATTGGATTTAATCTTACCCAAAAGTAATGGGTATGAAATTACAGCATTAATTAGAAAGACAGAGCCAGAGTTACCTATTATCATGTTATCGGGCAGCGCCATAACAGAGAGCAAAATAAAAGCTTTAAAAATAGGTGCTGATGATTATATAACAAAGCCCTTTGAAGAAAATGAGCTAATAGCTAGGGTTGAAAGAACATTAACCAGATATATAAGCCTTAAAGCATTATCTGTTGAAGATGGATTAACGGGGGCCTATACTAAAACTTATCTATGGCGAAAGCTAAAGGAAATTAAAAATGCATATACAAGAAACGGTAAGATTTTTTCTGTTGCATTTGTAGATATTGACTGCTTCAAAGAAATAAATGATACTTATGGACATTTAGCAGGAGATGAAGCCTTAAAATGTTTTGTATCTACACTTAAATCTTCTCTGAGAGCTACAGACTATGTATTTAGATTTGGAGGAGATGAATTTATTGTCCTATTTCCTGAGACAACTAAAGAAAATGCTCACAAGGTTTTAGAAAGATTTAGAGACAATGAAAGCTATATCCAATGTATTAAAAGTAAGACAGGGGTTTTAATTGGATGCTCTTTCAGTGCAGGAATCACCGAAATAAAAGGTGTATCTGATACAGTTGAAAAAATTATTGAGAGGGCAGACGAAGCCTTATACCAAGCCAAAGCACAAGGCAAGAATAGAGTTATTATCTACGATAGCTGCGACTAA
- a CDS encoding HutP family protein produces the protein MENQSTNVAKASIRLAISTRDEEKSIIEDLHKKGFKAAAVNVGGDLINSIPKIIERALVASKKTGIIKDYHVHEGAVAGAVMEAITQVNPKAMGLNFGGKIGIARYEEHISVCLFISIGLLHLNDLAIGLGHRSIPVIKE, from the coding sequence GTGGAAAACCAAAGTACAAATGTTGCAAAGGCTTCAATAAGGCTTGCCATATCTACTAGAGATGAAGAAAAGTCTATTATAGAGGATCTTCATAAAAAAGGTTTTAAAGCTGCTGCTGTAAATGTTGGTGGTGATTTGATAAATTCTATACCTAAAATTATAGAAAGAGCTTTAGTAGCTTCTAAAAAAACTGGAATTATTAAAGATTATCATGTCCATGAAGGTGCTGTGGCTGGCGCTGTTATGGAAGCTATTACTCAGGTAAATCCAAAGGCTATGGGGTTAAACTTTGGTGGGAAAATAGGTATCGCCAGATATGAGGAGCATATTAGTGTTTGCCTTTTCATAAGCATTGGACTACTTCATCTAAATGATCTTGCTATTGGATTGGGCCATAGGTCCATACCAGTAATAAAAGAATAA
- a CDS encoding ABC transporter substrate-binding protein: MVGKKHLTSLSNILGFISILMIITLLLSACSSSNDSKNMVSIGISQIVEHPALDSARAGFIHALKEKGYEEGKNLNLDIQFAQGDIALTTTIAQNFVSQKKDLILAISTPSAQSAHNSTKDIPVLFTAVTDPVYAGLVQNPDAPEGNVTGTSDLSPVAKQLELGMTLIPNTKKVGILFNTSELNSQLQVDIAKESAAFLGIEIIEIPVTNTSEFEPALNAKIKGIDFLFLPSDNLVASNMPIISKIAMNNRVPIIGVDEPMIKNGALACEGLDYYKLGHQTGIMAAEILSGKSIKDTPVSMLKETQLIINEDAAEELGINIPDELLKRATLVKGAE; this comes from the coding sequence ATGGTAGGAAAAAAACATCTCACCAGTCTAAGTAATATCTTAGGCTTTATTTCAATTCTTATGATTATCACTTTATTATTGAGTGCTTGTTCATCTAGCAATGATTCCAAAAATATGGTTTCAATAGGAATAAGTCAAATTGTCGAACACCCTGCATTAGATAGTGCTAGGGCTGGTTTTATTCATGCATTAAAAGAAAAAGGTTATGAGGAAGGTAAAAACCTAAATTTAGATATTCAGTTTGCTCAGGGAGATATAGCCTTGACAACTACTATTGCACAAAATTTTGTATCACAGAAAAAAGATTTAATTCTTGCTATTTCAACTCCTTCTGCTCAATCAGCACATAACTCTACTAAGGATATTCCAGTATTATTTACAGCTGTTACTGATCCTGTATATGCAGGCTTAGTCCAAAATCCTGATGCTCCAGAGGGCAATGTAACAGGAACTAGTGACTTAAGCCCTGTAGCTAAGCAGCTAGAGCTTGGTATGACCTTAATTCCAAACACGAAAAAAGTTGGTATTTTATTTAATACCAGTGAGCTTAATTCTCAGCTACAGGTAGATATAGCTAAAGAATCTGCTGCTTTTTTAGGTATTGAAATAATCGAAATTCCAGTTACTAATACATCAGAATTTGAACCTGCTTTAAACGCTAAGATAAAAGGTATAGATTTTTTATTTCTTCCATCAGATAATTTAGTAGCTTCTAATATGCCTATAATATCTAAAATAGCCATGAATAATAGAGTGCCTATTATAGGAGTAGATGAGCCTATGATAAAAAATGGTGCTCTTGCCTGCGAAGGACTTGATTATTATAAGCTAGGCCATCAAACTGGAATTATGGCTGCTGAGATTCTAAGTGGTAAAAGCATAAAGGATACACCTGTTTCTATGCTTAAAGAAACCCAATTAATAATAAATGAAGATGCTGCAGAAGAATTAGGTATAAATATACCTGATGAACTGTTAAAAAGAGCTACCCTAGTGAAGGGAGCTGAATAA
- a CDS encoding ABC transporter permease, with translation MNAFILGIFMQSLIFSIMAMGVYITYKFLDFPDLSVDGTFTLGASVSAILISKGINPFIALSFSIITGALAGTMTGLLNVRLKIKDLLSGILVMLGLYSINLRIMGKANLPIFNNATIFSKDSLTFNLFIALGFSVVCAALFTIFFKTKIGYLIKATGNNENMVTSLGISTGNVRILGLALSNALVALSGGIFAQYQGYSDINMGTGTIVIGLASIIMAHSIFKNLRLFTPSLLCIIGAFLYRASISLSLRIGFNPSDLKLISCIIVILALYLGNNKSAFRLKALPQPKAKRQAGDISA, from the coding sequence ATGAATGCTTTTATCTTAGGCATTTTTATGCAAAGTCTAATATTTTCCATAATGGCAATGGGAGTATATATTACTTATAAGTTCTTGGACTTTCCTGATCTTTCCGTAGATGGAACATTTACATTAGGTGCTAGTGTATCTGCAATTTTAATTTCTAAGGGAATTAACCCCTTTATAGCACTTTCTTTTTCTATTATAACAGGAGCCTTAGCTGGAACCATGACAGGCTTGTTGAATGTAAGGCTTAAAATAAAGGATTTGCTTTCTGGAATTTTAGTAATGCTAGGGCTTTATTCTATAAATTTAAGAATTATGGGAAAAGCAAATCTACCTATATTTAATAATGCTACTATTTTCTCTAAAGATAGTTTAACTTTTAATTTATTTATTGCATTAGGCTTTTCTGTTGTATGTGCTGCTTTGTTTACTATATTTTTCAAAACCAAAATAGGTTATCTTATAAAGGCTACAGGGAATAACGAAAATATGGTAACCTCTCTAGGTATAAGCACTGGAAATGTTAGAATACTTGGTTTAGCATTATCTAATGCTTTAGTTGCATTATCTGGAGGAATATTCGCCCAATATCAAGGCTATAGCGATATAAATATGGGAACAGGCACTATAGTCATAGGCTTAGCTTCTATAATAATGGCTCATTCAATATTTAAAAATTTAAGATTATTCACTCCTAGTTTATTGTGCATTATTGGTGCTTTTCTATATAGAGCCAGTATTTCTTTAAGTCTAAGGATAGGCTTTAACCCTAGTGATTTAAAGCTTATAAGCTGTATAATTGTAATACTTGCTCTTTATTTAGGAAATAACAAGTCAGCTTTTAGATTAAAAGCCTTGCCACAGCCTAAAGCTAAAAGACAGGCAGGTGATATAAGTGCTTAA
- a CDS encoding ABC transporter ATP-binding protein, translating into MLKLNNICKTFNLGDINEESIFHGVSLEVKDDDFICIVGSNGAGKSTLLNIVSGKLGIDRGSIILNGEDITDQVESQRCKKISRIFQDPSLGTVPSMTVHENLSMALNKGKKFNFSLLIDKKNESLFKESLKILDLGLEDKLEVDVSKLSGGQRQSLALIMSALTDPRLLLLDEHTAALDPKTSEIVMAITDRIVKEKKLATLMVTHNIDHAIRYGNRLIMMHRGQIILDVSGEEKKNLTKEKLLSLFKDVSDRSLFS; encoded by the coding sequence GTGCTTAAGTTAAATAATATATGTAAAACCTTTAATCTTGGTGATATTAATGAAGAAAGCATATTTCATGGAGTATCTTTAGAAGTGAAAGATGATGATTTTATATGTATAGTAGGTAGCAATGGTGCAGGAAAATCAACGCTTTTAAATATTGTGTCTGGAAAGCTAGGTATAGATAGGGGCAGTATAATCTTAAATGGTGAAGATATTACTGATCAGGTAGAAAGTCAAAGATGTAAAAAAATTTCTAGGATTTTTCAGGATCCTTCATTAGGTACTGTGCCATCTATGACAGTCCATGAAAATCTATCTATGGCTTTAAATAAAGGTAAAAAGTTTAACTTTTCACTTTTAATAGATAAGAAAAATGAAAGCTTGTTTAAGGAATCATTGAAAATACTAGACTTAGGCCTAGAGGATAAGCTGGAAGTAGATGTGTCTAAATTATCAGGAGGTCAGAGGCAATCCTTAGCCTTAATTATGTCTGCATTAACTGACCCTCGTCTTTTACTTTTAGATGAACATACTGCTGCCCTAGATCCTAAAACATCTGAAATAGTCATGGCTATAACAGATAGAATTGTTAAGGAAAAAAAACTAGCTACCCTTATGGTGACTCACAACATAGATCATGCAATAAGATACGGAAATAGATTGATTATGATGCATAGAGGTCAAATAATATTAGATGTTTCAGGAGAAGAGAAGAAAAACCTTACAAAAGAAAAGCTCCTATCCTTATTTAAGGATGTTAGCGATAGAAGCCTATTTAGTTGA
- a CDS encoding LysM peptidoglycan-binding domain-containing protein: MLERRCPPFAEEYTVKRGDTISSIAQEFNTTIGVIRFLNPTININRISVGQIICVPRRVPTPICPNGTIYTIKAGDTFYKIADEFDITVRELQLANPLVNPYNLVVGQKICIPKKPAPPPPPPAIPPCVDGTYYVIKAGDTFYSIANRFNVTLRDLEAANPGVDPNSLVVGRIICIPKKVVPPNTPPCPGGAYYTIQAGDTFFSIANRFNVTLRDLELANPGVDPTKLTIGQIICIPRKPRCPGGKIHVVVAGDTLFKLAQQYDVSFRALVDANPDIDIENLRIGQEICIPPYEPSELCPTGKTYVIMQGDTLTSIAEKFVVSATDILKYNPTMAPSEFIPGKRICIPPEVEV, from the coding sequence ATGCTTGAGAGAAGATGTCCTCCTTTTGCTGAAGAATATACAGTAAAAAGAGGTGATACAATTAGTAGTATAGCTCAAGAATTTAATACAACTATTGGTGTTATTCGATTTTTAAACCCTACTATTAATATTAACCGTATCTCTGTTGGTCAGATAATTTGTGTTCCTAGAAGAGTTCCAACTCCTATTTGTCCAAATGGAACAATATATACTATAAAGGCTGGAGATACATTTTACAAAATAGCTGATGAGTTTGACATAACTGTTAGAGAGTTGCAGCTAGCAAACCCATTAGTTAATCCATATAACCTAGTGGTGGGTCAAAAAATTTGTATACCAAAAAAACCTGCTCCTCCGCCTCCACCACCAGCTATACCTCCATGCGTTGACGGAACTTATTACGTAATAAAGGCTGGAGATACTTTCTATAGTATAGCAAACAGGTTTAATGTAACTCTTAGAGATTTAGAGGCAGCAAATCCTGGCGTGGATCCTAATAGTCTAGTAGTAGGGCGAATTATTTGTATCCCTAAAAAGGTAGTTCCACCTAACACTCCTCCTTGCCCTGGTGGTGCATATTATACTATACAGGCTGGTGACACATTCTTTAGTATAGCAAACAGATTTAATGTAACTCTTAGAGACTTAGAGTTAGCAAATCCTGGAGTAGACCCTACTAAACTAACTATAGGCCAAATAATTTGTATACCTAGGAAGCCTAGATGTCCAGGCGGAAAGATACATGTGGTTGTAGCAGGAGATACTTTATTTAAATTAGCACAGCAATACGATGTATCCTTTAGAGCATTAGTAGATGCAAACCCGGATATTGATATAGAAAACCTTCGCATAGGTCAAGAGATTTGCATTCCACCTTATGAGCCTTCAGAGCTATGCCCAACTGGAAAAACTTACGTTATAATGCAGGGGGACACTCTAACTAGTATAGCAGAAAAATTTGTTGTATCTGCTACGGATATACTAAAATATAACCCTACTATGGCTCCAAGTGAGTTTATACCTGGCAAACGTATTTGTATACCACCCGAAGTAGAAGTATAA
- a CDS encoding uracil permease, which produces MTSTKINYPFWKKEDLDGFFSLFQNNLANFVVIAISMLGMGYPSSIVFGKVIPGAAISVLAGNLYYAHMAKKLAEKENRLDVTALSYGISTPVMFIYLFGVLKPALDITGDPNLAWKIGVAACFLGGIIEALGSVIGGWVRKNLPRAAMLGALAGVAYSIIGGQMFFHTFEMPVVGMIVLVIILIGLVAKKAMPFKIPSSLFAIIIGTVLAYALGQADPGKITEGFSTFGFYPPLPSIAFLEGFKYIFGTMISLLAVLVPISVYNFIETMNNVEAMAAAGDDYNVAEAQLADGLGTMVGSLFGGVFPTTVYIASIGAKWVNAGRGYSVVNGIAFLITASLGIIAAISSIIPLPVIAPILVFVGVSMISQAFGSVDKKHFPAVVVAMFPYLANYISGKFNGAAPEAVAKLSPAIVPLGQGAMFTALVWGAIVVFILDNEFDKAGMAAFAGAVMSAVGLMHAPKLGFLQDYTFALGYLIMGIMLYIFNVTMKDKVDLDDNVSMDMVD; this is translated from the coding sequence ATGACGTCAACAAAAATTAATTACCCATTTTGGAAAAAGGAGGACTTGGATGGATTCTTTTCTCTATTCCAGAATAACCTTGCTAACTTTGTCGTTATCGCAATTAGTATGCTTGGGATGGGGTACCCAAGTAGTATAGTATTTGGGAAAGTTATACCTGGAGCAGCTATCTCAGTATTAGCAGGCAACCTTTATTATGCACACATGGCAAAAAAACTCGCAGAAAAAGAAAACAGACTTGACGTAACAGCATTATCTTATGGTATTAGTACTCCTGTAATGTTTATTTATCTTTTTGGTGTATTAAAACCTGCACTTGATATTACAGGGGATCCAAACCTAGCTTGGAAAATTGGAGTAGCAGCATGTTTCTTAGGAGGTATTATTGAAGCTTTAGGAAGCGTAATTGGAGGTTGGGTTAGAAAAAATCTTCCTAGAGCCGCTATGCTTGGTGCTTTAGCAGGAGTTGCATACTCAATTATTGGTGGACAAATGTTTTTCCATACTTTTGAGATGCCAGTTGTTGGCATGATAGTATTAGTTATTATTTTAATTGGTCTTGTGGCTAAGAAAGCAATGCCTTTTAAAATACCATCATCTTTATTCGCAATTATTATAGGTACAGTTTTAGCTTATGCTTTAGGTCAAGCAGACCCAGGTAAAATAACAGAAGGATTTTCAACCTTTGGGTTTTACCCGCCATTACCATCTATAGCTTTTCTTGAAGGATTTAAGTATATATTTGGAACTATGATTAGCTTGTTAGCAGTTTTAGTGCCTATATCTGTTTATAACTTTATAGAAACCATGAATAACGTTGAAGCTATGGCTGCAGCAGGTGACGACTACAATGTTGCAGAAGCACAGCTAGCAGATGGTTTGGGTACAATGGTAGGTAGCTTATTTGGTGGAGTATTCCCTACAACAGTTTATATAGCTTCTATAGGCGCTAAATGGGTTAATGCTGGTAGAGGATACTCAGTAGTAAATGGAATTGCTTTCTTAATAACTGCTTCTCTTGGAATAATAGCGGCTATATCCAGTATTATTCCATTACCAGTTATAGCTCCTATACTAGTGTTTGTTGGGGTATCAATGATTTCACAAGCTTTTGGTTCAGTAGACAAAAAACATTTTCCAGCTGTAGTAGTAGCCATGTTCCCATATTTGGCTAACTATATTTCTGGTAAATTTAATGGAGCAGCTCCTGAGGCTGTTGCTAAGCTTTCACCAGCAATTGTACCTCTTGGACAGGGTGCAATGTTTACAGCTTTAGTATGGGGTGCTATAGTAGTATTTATTCTTGACAATGAATTTGACAAGGCTGGTATGGCTGCTTTTGCTGGGGCTGTAATGTCTGCAGTAGGACTAATGCATGCACCAAAGCTAGGATTCTTACAGGATTATACATTTGCACTAGGATACTTAATAATGGGAATAATGCTATATATATTTAATGTTACAATGAAGGACAAAGTAGACCTAGACGATAATGTTTCTATGGATATGGTTGACTAA
- a CDS encoding glycosyltransferase family 4 protein — MSNIKILLTTDTFSPAINGVVISVKNLYQQLTKRGHEVKILTLSQTGFSYKEGDIYYIKSFNVRVYPGARGTLSYKNKFINEIIKWSPDIVHSHTEFCTLIHAKHIRKKLRVPHIHTYHTMYEDYLGYVFKGRLISRRRAMDLIRRLLWSVDEIITPTQKAKGSLIAYGIRNPISIIPTGIDLSRFKTEHRHTKEAKDLKDKLGINPEDKVLIFLGRLGKEKNIDEIIMNIKELNKKYPLKMLIVGGGPHMENLQSLVDNLDLKKEVIFTGMVPPEEVPLYYSLANIFVTASTSESQGLTYIEALASGLPVVCKYDEAVEGLIMNGINGYMYRNEGDFIKCVNLLFCSNEDIHQLRSKAKASVERFSLNVFATNIERLYLSHIK, encoded by the coding sequence ATGAGTAATATTAAAATATTACTAACAACAGATACCTTTAGTCCCGCTATAAATGGGGTAGTTATTTCTGTAAAGAATCTATATCAGCAACTGACTAAAAGGGGACATGAGGTAAAAATACTAACGCTTTCTCAAACAGGCTTTTCATATAAGGAAGGGGACATCTACTATATAAAATCCTTTAATGTAAGGGTTTACCCTGGAGCAAGAGGTACACTTTCCTACAAGAACAAATTTATAAATGAAATCATTAAATGGTCACCAGACATAGTACATTCTCATACAGAATTCTGCACACTAATTCATGCTAAGCATATAAGAAAAAAACTAAGGGTCCCACATATCCATACTTATCATACTATGTATGAAGACTATCTAGGCTATGTTTTTAAGGGCAGATTAATATCTAGAAGAAGAGCTATGGATTTAATAAGGAGGTTACTTTGGTCTGTTGACGAAATCATAACTCCCACTCAAAAGGCAAAAGGCTCTTTAATAGCATATGGTATTAGAAACCCAATAAGTATAATACCTACGGGAATTGACTTATCTAGATTTAAAACAGAGCATAGACATACGAAAGAAGCTAAGGATTTAAAAGACAAGCTAGGAATAAATCCAGAAGATAAAGTACTCATTTTTCTTGGCAGACTTGGAAAAGAAAAGAATATTGATGAAATAATAATGAATATAAAGGAACTGAATAAGAAGTATCCATTAAAAATGCTAATAGTAGGTGGAGGTCCCCACATGGAAAATTTACAAAGCCTTGTAGATAATTTGGACCTCAAAAAAGAAGTTATATTCACTGGTATGGTTCCACCAGAGGAAGTTCCATTATACTATTCTTTAGCCAATATATTTGTTACTGCTTCTACTAGTGAGAGCCAAGGCCTAACATATATAGAAGCCTTAGCTAGTGGTCTTCCAGTTGTATGTAAATATGATGAAGCTGTAGAAGGATTAATTATGAATGGAATTAATGGGTATATGTATAGAAACGAAGGGGATTTTATTAAATGTGTAAATCTTCTGTTCTGCAGCAATGAGGACATACATCAATTAAGAAGTAAAGCTAAAGCTTCTGTAGAAAGATTTTCATTGAATGTTTTCGCAACAAATATTGAGAGGCTATATTTGAGCCATATAAAATAA